The Paenibacillus sp. RUD330 genome has a segment encoding these proteins:
- a CDS encoding MFS transporter → MGIEMPIHHDRAQKGLLGNKLYRRTFAAYAASSFGDWFDMLAIQVLVAYRWEAGPLMLALIPVSLALPGILLGSVAGVAADRLNKLQLMRWCDLLTAALTAALLLVPNMLWLLPVLGLRSAVSALNVPAQQSLTRSLVRDDQLLQAASLNGLVNQSSKIAGPLLGGLALTVLSPAWCIGFNVCMRLFSYAMLLFINNDAVAGTAADVSGSARSGSAPAEGGKPLPFRQMWKEGWSFILRNRLLRNTMLFGLLGALSIQIVDFQFASLFLVLAPDKEYMLGWLVAAAGAGAVGAIALLNKIGRSLGYGLRLGGGYAMIGAAVGGLGLLPSGAAALPVLLLGLLLGAGNGMFIIAFNYCLQKETPPHMTGRVFGIQSMVLSTVMIAAPLLGGFLVELAGPREIFGRFGVVIVLLGAAGILLSRWIWPAEPARVDAEA, encoded by the coding sequence ATGGGAATTGAAATGCCGATCCATCATGACCGCGCCCAAAAAGGCCTGCTCGGCAACAAGCTGTACAGGCGCACCTTCGCCGCTTACGCAGCGTCATCCTTCGGCGACTGGTTCGATATGCTCGCCATCCAGGTGCTGGTCGCCTATCGCTGGGAAGCCGGCCCGCTCATGCTGGCGCTCATTCCGGTCAGCCTGGCGCTGCCGGGCATCCTGCTCGGTTCCGTTGCGGGAGTGGCCGCCGACCGACTGAACAAGCTGCAGCTGATGCGATGGTGCGATCTGCTCACCGCTGCGCTGACCGCCGCCCTGCTGCTCGTTCCGAACATGCTCTGGCTGCTGCCCGTCCTCGGGCTTCGCTCTGCCGTTTCCGCGCTCAATGTGCCGGCCCAGCAGTCCTTGACCCGCAGCCTTGTGCGGGACGATCAGCTGCTGCAGGCAGCCTCGTTGAACGGCCTCGTGAACCAGAGCTCCAAAATCGCCGGCCCCTTGCTCGGCGGATTGGCCTTGACGGTCCTTTCCCCCGCATGGTGCATCGGATTCAACGTCTGCATGCGGCTTTTCTCCTATGCCATGCTTTTGTTCATCAATAACGATGCCGTTGCCGGTACTGCTGCGGACGTCAGCGGCTCCGCCCGCAGTGGCAGCGCTCCTGCGGAAGGCGGCAAGCCGCTGCCGTTCCGCCAGATGTGGAAGGAGGGCTGGAGCTTCATCCTCCGGAACAGGCTGCTGCGCAATACGATGCTGTTCGGCCTGCTCGGCGCGTTGTCGATCCAGATCGTCGATTTCCAGTTCGCCAGCCTGTTTCTCGTGCTGGCGCCAGACAAGGAGTACATGCTCGGCTGGCTGGTTGCGGCTGCCGGAGCCGGCGCGGTGGGAGCGATCGCTCTCCTGAACAAGATCGGGCGGAGCCTGGGATACGGCTTGCGTCTCGGCGGAGGATACGCGATGATCGGCGCGGCAGTCGGCGGACTCGGTCTCCTGCCTTCCGGCGCCGCTGCGCTGCCGGTCCTTTTGCTCGGCCTGCTCCTCGGAGCCGGCAACGGCATGTTCATCATCGCCTTCAATTATTGCCTTCAGAAGGAGACGCCTCCGCACATGACGGGCCGGGTGTTCGGCATCCAGAGCATGGTCCTCAGCACGGTGATGATCGCCGCTCCGCTGCTCGGCGGATTCCTCGTCGAGCTGGCCGGCCCTCGGGAAATCTTCGGCCGGTTCGGTGTCGTCATCGTTCTGCTCGGCGCGGCCGGAATCCTGCTCAGCCGCTGGATTTGGCCCGCCGAGCCGGCACGTGTGGATGCGGAGGCTTGA
- a CDS encoding aldose epimerase — MSYQYEVKTYKETFEMVELTEAATRSRVLICPERGGIALQCRLNGYELFYLDEATFLDPEANIRGGNPVLFPISGQLANGEYEWNGRKYRMRNHGVARTEAWEIAGISDDREASVTLRLRSSERTLEQFPFDFELLFTYTLKNGELSIAQQYRNLSDSPMPMYPGFHPYFAADSKHISYRTDATRYLDYNDGEEKPFEGSLDLGSMKESAALLDPAAPEIAFKPSGNLAVRMRYSGSFRYVVLWSVEGKPFVCVEPWMALNGELNRQQELVLVQPGEPVEAELVIGASHTL; from the coding sequence TTGTCATATCAATATGAAGTCAAAACATACAAAGAAACATTCGAAATGGTCGAGCTGACGGAGGCGGCGACCCGCTCCCGCGTGCTGATCTGTCCGGAACGCGGCGGCATCGCCCTGCAATGCCGGCTGAACGGCTATGAGCTGTTCTATCTCGACGAGGCCACGTTCCTGGATCCGGAAGCGAACATACGCGGGGGCAATCCCGTGCTCTTCCCGATCAGCGGCCAGCTGGCCAACGGAGAATACGAGTGGAACGGCCGCAAATACCGCATGCGCAACCACGGAGTCGCCCGCACCGAAGCTTGGGAGATCGCCGGCATCTCCGATGACCGTGAAGCCTCCGTCACCCTCCGCCTGCGCAGCAGCGAGCGGACGCTGGAGCAGTTCCCGTTCGATTTCGAGCTGTTGTTCACATACACCCTGAAAAACGGCGAGCTGTCCATCGCCCAGCAATACCGCAACCTGTCGGATTCGCCGATGCCGATGTATCCCGGCTTCCATCCCTACTTTGCCGCGGATTCCAAACACATCTCCTACCGGACGGACGCGACCCGGTATCTGGATTACAACGACGGTGAGGAAAAGCCGTTCGAAGGCTCCCTCGATCTCGGGAGCATGAAGGAATCGGCCGCCCTGCTGGATCCGGCCGCTCCGGAAATCGCCTTCAAGCCTTCCGGAAACCTTGCGGTCCGGATGCGCTACAGCGGCAGCTTCCGCTACGTCGTCCTCTGGAGCGTAGAGGGCAAGCCGTTCGTCTGCGTGGAGCCCTGGATGGCCCTGAACGGCGAGCTCAACCGCCAGCAGGAGCTCGTGCTCGTCCAGCCGGGCGAACCGGTCGAGGCCGAGCTGGTCATCGGCGCGTCCCATACGCTGTGA
- a CDS encoding winged helix-turn-helix domain-containing protein, giving the protein MTRSKEKGIGMMLEFSENGYTVSSNGVSVELFAKEYALMRFLYRNQGSAFSREQLLDRVWPLEYPVERTVDDHIYRLRKKLAPIEGLAIRTVRSFGYCLTVRSQPAEIHAVPSAADEELREQMRTIFAKYHRYGQGTSMLALARQQDILGYELDPFYSVYVHFVQGDVQWLLYGGGLPASERVYWLLLFYLFAGEPQASLDYCERVLATGKLPPAQHREIEMLNILDLYTLAGAPHKALERIELTRSLIMEDPSYESFETPAATSGMYAQLLSGSGDQELQASSTAIEQLLAAKPYLREIGSYSIVNGLWRLRKNERRSGEALLDEGLGVLELSGFVPIRLFGLYRIVQFCRRAAFKGSSEVTRKYEELFAEAQARCGLPGLVPDIEALLDDCLAD; this is encoded by the coding sequence ATGACCCGTAGCAAAGAAAAGGGGATCGGAATGATGCTCGAATTCAGCGAAAACGGCTATACGGTATCCTCCAACGGGGTATCGGTCGAGCTGTTCGCCAAGGAATATGCCCTGATGCGGTTTCTTTACCGCAATCAGGGAAGCGCCTTCAGCCGGGAACAGCTGCTCGACCGGGTATGGCCTCTCGAATATCCGGTCGAACGCACCGTAGACGACCATATCTATCGGCTCCGCAAAAAGCTGGCGCCCATCGAAGGCTTGGCGATCCGGACCGTGCGCAGCTTCGGCTACTGCCTCACCGTACGTTCCCAGCCGGCGGAAATCCATGCCGTCCCTTCAGCCGCCGACGAAGAGCTGCGGGAGCAGATGCGCACTATATTCGCCAAATATCACCGCTACGGCCAAGGGACTTCGATGCTGGCGCTTGCCCGGCAGCAGGATATCCTCGGTTATGAGCTGGACCCGTTCTACTCCGTTTACGTTCATTTTGTCCAGGGAGACGTGCAATGGCTGCTCTACGGAGGCGGCTTGCCTGCTTCCGAAAGGGTCTACTGGCTGCTTCTGTTCTACCTGTTTGCCGGGGAGCCCCAGGCCAGCCTGGACTACTGCGAGCGTGTGCTCGCGACAGGGAAGCTCCCTCCTGCCCAGCACCGCGAAATCGAGATGCTCAACATTCTGGATCTGTACACGCTGGCCGGAGCGCCGCACAAGGCTCTGGAGCGGATCGAGTTGACCCGCAGCTTGATTATGGAGGACCCGAGCTACGAAAGCTTCGAAACGCCGGCGGCCACATCCGGGATGTACGCCCAGCTCCTAAGCGGCTCGGGAGACCAGGAGCTGCAAGCCAGCTCCACAGCCATCGAGCAGCTCCTGGCGGCCAAGCCCTATTTGAGGGAAATCGGCAGCTACTCCATCGTGAACGGGCTGTGGCGGCTGAGAAAGAACGAGCGCCGCTCCGGCGAGGCGCTGCTCGACGAGGGACTTGGCGTGCTGGAGCTTTCCGGATTCGTCCCGATCCGGCTGTTCGGGCTTTACCGCATCGTCCAATTTTGCCGAAGAGCCGCCTTCAAGGGCAGTTCCGAGGTAACGCGCAAATACGAGGAGCTGTTCGCGGAGGCGCAAGCCCGCTGCGGACTCCCTGGCCTCGTGCCGGATATCGAAGCGTTGCTGGACGACTGCTTGGCGGACTGA
- a CDS encoding dienelactone hydrolase family protein has product MSHLFVSPFEIRLGDGGIIRGEVRAAKKPGDRPALFLAHGFKGFKDWAFMPYAAEKLAEAGFVAITFNFSRNGVGERDFDELSKFGYNTYTREQADLQEVLKAAIGGNLPHSSLIQRAKLGVIGHSRGGGNALIFAAEHPLIRAAATWNGIARANLFDDAFEAKAREEGVAYVANSRTQQEMPVRREFFEDLDANKDRFDIPARLAGLRIPVLMIQGSDDAPRLVEGFRRLQEAAPRQQALELEGTGHTFGAVHPFAGTTEALEQALDATIGFFKTNL; this is encoded by the coding sequence ATGTCCCATCTATTCGTGTCGCCCTTCGAAATCAGGCTTGGCGACGGCGGCATTATCCGCGGCGAAGTGCGTGCGGCCAAAAAGCCGGGAGATCGCCCGGCCCTGTTCCTGGCCCATGGCTTCAAGGGCTTCAAGGATTGGGCCTTCATGCCTTATGCGGCCGAGAAGCTGGCCGAAGCCGGCTTTGTCGCCATCACATTCAATTTCTCGCGCAACGGAGTCGGCGAGCGGGATTTCGACGAGCTGTCCAAATTCGGCTACAACACCTACACCCGCGAGCAGGCTGACCTGCAGGAAGTCCTCAAAGCCGCGATCGGCGGCAATCTGCCCCACTCGAGCTTGATCCAGCGGGCTAAGCTCGGCGTGATCGGCCACAGCAGAGGCGGAGGCAACGCTCTCATCTTCGCCGCCGAGCATCCGCTCATCCGAGCAGCCGCTACCTGGAACGGCATCGCCCGCGCCAACTTGTTCGACGACGCCTTCGAGGCCAAGGCCCGCGAGGAAGGCGTCGCCTACGTCGCCAATTCCCGGACGCAGCAGGAAATGCCTGTCCGGCGCGAGTTTTTCGAGGATCTGGACGCCAATAAAGACCGCTTCGACATTCCCGCCCGCCTCGCCGGCCTCCGGATTCCGGTCCTGATGATTCAAGGAAGCGACGATGCTCCCCGTCTGGTCGAAGGCTTTCGCCGCCTGCAGGAAGCGGCGCCCCGACAGCAGGCGCTCGAGCTGGAGGGAACCGGCCATACATTCGGCGCCGTTCATCCTTTTGCCGGCACGACGGAGGCTCTGGAGCAGGCTCTGGATGCCACGATCGGCTTTTTCAAAACCAATTTGTAG
- a CDS encoding GNAT family N-acetyltransferase yields the protein MSGITMMRAEAGGLTVERLRPEGTAEAMDMLRGIAGWLESSGSLQWNGLLRGEDSHGLEEAAARGEAFLFRAGSIASAEERLPLAGMVILLQQPGEWDKELWGEQGHEPYLYLHRLAVNRDYAGQGIGGAILSWAETGAACEGKSAIRLDCIGSNDKLNAFYSRSGYTFMGRSDNGFCLYEKEIR from the coding sequence ATGAGTGGAATAACGATGATGCGCGCGGAAGCGGGCGGATTGACGGTCGAGAGGCTACGGCCGGAAGGAACGGCGGAAGCGATGGACATGCTCCGGGGCATCGCCGGCTGGCTGGAATCCAGCGGTTCCCTGCAGTGGAACGGCTTGCTTCGAGGAGAGGACAGCCACGGCTTGGAAGAGGCGGCGGCCAGAGGAGAGGCGTTCCTGTTCCGGGCAGGCTCGATCGCCTCGGCGGAGGAGAGGCTGCCGCTTGCCGGAATGGTCATCCTGCTTCAGCAGCCCGGCGAATGGGACAAGGAGCTGTGGGGTGAGCAAGGCCATGAGCCTTACCTGTATCTGCACCGGCTGGCCGTCAACCGCGATTATGCCGGTCAAGGCATCGGCGGTGCCATCCTGTCCTGGGCGGAGACGGGCGCCGCTTGCGAAGGCAAGTCGGCGATACGGCTCGACTGCATCGGCAGCAACGACAAGCTCAACGCCTTCTACAGCAGGTCCGGATATACGTTCATGGGCAGATCGGACAACGGCTTCTGTCTGTACGAAAAAGAAATCCGATAA
- a CDS encoding M15 family metallopeptidase: MKNRNKRIAAALLLALTAWAAAACSDNSAPGTGAAVNEAAGNAQTASPSPSQEPAANDGNDIGAAPDAGGAANAGGTKDPSGSKGGADKPAGSTGSTDKPAGDKDGQGTAVSGQPSEQVAAQADTVAALINKEFRLPKGYVPDDLVYPDIPFTFSEKIDKRKLRKEAAGALEKLVAGAKKDGISLAGVSGYRSETRQKTLFDNYAKKDGVAAADKYSARPGHSEHQTGLAIDMSGTDGKCAAESCFGGTPEAEWLAAHAADYGFIIRYPEGKESITGYKYEPWHIRFVGKELAVKLAASGDTLEEYYGAAVPVTGRK, from the coding sequence ATGAAAAACCGAAACAAACGAATCGCGGCAGCGCTTCTGCTTGCCCTTACCGCTTGGGCTGCGGCAGCCTGCTCCGACAACTCCGCTCCGGGAACGGGCGCGGCAGTCAACGAGGCGGCTGGAAATGCGCAGACGGCCTCTCCGTCGCCGTCGCAGGAGCCGGCAGCCAATGACGGCAACGACATCGGTGCGGCACCGGATGCAGGGGGCGCAGCCAATGCAGGCGGAACGAAGGATCCATCCGGCTCCAAGGGCGGCGCAGACAAGCCGGCCGGCAGCACAGGCAGCACAGACAAGCCGGCCGGGGACAAGGACGGACAAGGAACCGCTGTATCCGGGCAGCCGTCCGAACAGGTGGCGGCCCAGGCCGATACAGTCGCGGCTTTGATCAACAAGGAGTTCCGCCTGCCGAAGGGCTACGTGCCGGATGATCTCGTCTACCCGGATATTCCGTTCACCTTCAGCGAGAAGATCGACAAGCGCAAGCTCCGCAAGGAAGCTGCCGGGGCGCTGGAGAAGCTGGTGGCGGGAGCGAAGAAAGACGGAATCTCGCTTGCAGGGGTTTCGGGCTACCGTTCGGAAACGAGACAAAAAACGCTGTTTGACAACTATGCCAAAAAAGACGGAGTCGCTGCTGCGGACAAATACAGCGCACGTCCGGGGCATAGCGAGCACCAGACCGGCCTTGCGATCGACATGTCCGGGACGGACGGCAAATGCGCCGCGGAAAGCTGCTTCGGCGGTACTCCGGAAGCGGAGTGGCTGGCGGCGCATGCGGCGGATTACGGCTTCATCATCCGCTATCCCGAAGGCAAGGAATCCATTACGGGCTATAAATACGAGCCGTGGCATATCCGCTTCGTAGGCAAGGAGCTGGCCGTCAAGCTCGCTGCGAGCGGCGACACGCTGGAGGAGTACTACGGAGCCGCAGTGCCGGTTACGGGACGAAAGTAA
- a CDS encoding NAD(P)/FAD-dependent oxidoreductase, whose amino-acid sequence MDWDCAIIGGGPAGLSAALMLGRSQRSVLLLDDHQPRNSVTEASHGYLTRDGIAPAEFRSLASNELARYPSVRLSKSRVVSVEKANGGFRVFTAAGGSAAARTLLLAAGLQERFPNIPGLREMYGKSLFSCPYCDGWELRGQPLLALSTGSGLFQQARLLLGWSRDLLVCSHGASNLTMQQRQALESRGVKVCSLRIAALEGNGGMLREVVFEDGSRIARSGGFATPDGMLGTPLGSQLGCAHDAYGSVSADGSGRTSVPGVYAAGDTAGFSPSQIVVAAASGTRAAVGIIGDLAEIDFIRMGG is encoded by the coding sequence ATGGATTGGGACTGCGCAATCATAGGCGGCGGGCCTGCGGGCCTGAGCGCCGCCTTGATGCTGGGCCGCTCGCAAAGATCGGTCCTTCTGCTCGACGATCATCAGCCGCGCAACTCCGTGACGGAGGCCAGCCACGGCTATCTGACGAGAGACGGGATTGCGCCTGCGGAATTCCGTTCCCTCGCCAGCAATGAACTGGCGAGATATCCCTCGGTGCGGCTGAGCAAGAGCAGGGTCGTATCGGTGGAGAAGGCGAATGGAGGTTTCCGTGTCTTTACCGCAGCGGGTGGTTCCGCCGCCGCCCGCACGCTGCTGCTCGCCGCTGGATTGCAGGAGCGGTTCCCGAATATTCCCGGACTGCGGGAGATGTACGGCAAAAGCCTGTTCAGCTGTCCCTACTGTGACGGCTGGGAGCTTCGCGGGCAACCGCTGCTTGCGCTGTCGACCGGATCCGGCTTGTTCCAGCAGGCGCGGTTATTGCTCGGGTGGAGCCGCGATCTGCTCGTATGCAGCCATGGGGCGTCCAATCTGACCATGCAGCAGAGGCAAGCGCTGGAAAGCCGGGGAGTGAAGGTCTGCTCTCTCCGAATCGCTGCTCTTGAAGGAAACGGCGGCATGCTGCGCGAGGTCGTCTTCGAGGACGGCAGCCGGATAGCCCGCAGCGGCGGCTTCGCCACGCCGGACGGGATGCTTGGCACTCCGCTTGGGAGCCAGCTCGGATGCGCGCATGACGCATACGGCTCCGTTTCGGCCGACGGCTCCGGCCGCACAAGCGTCCCCGGCGTCTATGCGGCGGGGGATACGGCGGGGTTCTCGCCGTCGCAGATCGTCGTCGCGGCGGCCAGCGGCACCCGCGCCGCAGTCGGCATCATCGGCGACCTGGCCGAGATCGATTTTATCCGGATGGGCGGATGA
- a CDS encoding HD-GYP domain-containing protein: MRAPHRKLLTAAAFILLPLILFQALRWSGTLDIYWHSPVGHFYIVTIVSVFSLLLAGAMGYTGMKLRNIGVSFLALAYISMTALIMLHGLATPGFIMEHNSVQGLSSQLGILIASVWLALSGVNAARPLVLFLGRFHRWLVPAWTVVLMLYFFSAMNHPHILAGWSERDSTRTASTAIVLILLASAARSYWKGYRAARMPLQLSIVYSCGWLGAGQLIMVLGEPWRLSWWLYHVLLLLSLLAVAAGILLQYASSHSLLDSMRALFRSDPKEWLQKCISPSVQALIQATEEKDGYTAGHNYRVALYALKLAERMGLASSDLMAIGQGGIIHDVGKLQIPQSILNKPDVLTQEERAVVELHPVHGYELCRKLGFMREELAVIRSHHERWDGTGYPDRLREKEIPLFARITAVADVYDALTSSRSYRKAMTHEQALGIISAQRGRQFDPACVDAWLSLAEEEPGFFAETATDMHVVPPRTRTLTV, from the coding sequence ATGCGCGCTCCTCACCGGAAGCTGCTTACGGCTGCTGCATTCATACTGCTGCCCCTGATTCTGTTCCAGGCTTTGAGATGGTCCGGAACTCTGGACATCTATTGGCATTCCCCAGTCGGACATTTTTATATCGTGACGATCGTTTCCGTCTTCTCCTTGCTGCTTGCGGGGGCGATGGGCTACACCGGGATGAAGCTGCGCAACATCGGCGTATCGTTCCTGGCGCTGGCCTACATCTCCATGACGGCGCTGATCATGCTGCACGGGCTCGCCACGCCGGGATTCATCATGGAGCACAACTCCGTCCAGGGCCTCTCCTCGCAGCTGGGCATCCTCATCGCCTCCGTGTGGCTGGCGCTGTCCGGCGTGAACGCGGCTCGTCCGCTCGTCCTGTTCCTGGGGCGCTTCCACCGGTGGCTGGTCCCCGCCTGGACAGTCGTTCTGATGCTTTATTTCTTCTCCGCCATGAACCATCCCCATATTCTCGCGGGGTGGTCGGAGAGGGATTCGACGAGAACCGCATCGACGGCGATCGTGCTCATCCTGCTCGCCAGCGCCGCCAGAAGTTATTGGAAAGGCTACAGGGCCGCCAGGATGCCGCTGCAGCTCTCGATCGTCTACAGCTGCGGCTGGCTCGGCGCGGGTCAGCTCATCATGGTGCTCGGCGAGCCGTGGCGTCTGAGCTGGTGGCTGTACCATGTGCTGCTTCTGCTGTCCCTGCTGGCTGTGGCGGCGGGCATCCTGCTCCAATATGCCAGCTCCCATTCCTTGCTGGATTCCATGAGAGCCCTGTTCCGCTCGGATCCCAAGGAATGGCTGCAGAAATGCATCTCGCCAAGCGTCCAGGCTCTGATCCAGGCGACGGAAGAGAAGGACGGCTACACGGCGGGGCACAACTATCGGGTCGCCCTGTATGCCCTGAAGCTGGCCGAGCGCATGGGGCTGGCCTCATCCGATCTCATGGCGATCGGCCAGGGCGGCATCATCCATGACGTGGGCAAGCTGCAGATTCCGCAGTCGATCCTGAACAAGCCCGATGTGCTGACCCAGGAGGAGCGCGCGGTCGTCGAGCTCCATCCCGTGCACGGCTACGAGCTGTGCCGCAAGCTCGGCTTCATGCGGGAAGAGCTTGCCGTCATCCGGTCCCATCATGAACGGTGGGACGGAACCGGCTATCCGGACCGGCTGCGGGAGAAGGAGATACCGCTGTTCGCGCGCATTACGGCCGTCGCGGACGTGTACGACGCGCTGACCTCGTCCAGGTCCTACCGCAAGGCGATGACCCATGAGCAGGCGCTCGGAATCATCTCGGCTCAGCGCGGCCGGCAATTCGATCCGGCTTGCGTCGATGCCTGGCTGAGCCTGGCGGAGGAGGAGCCCGGATTTTTCGCGGAAACGGCTACCGACATGCATGTCGTTCCGCCGCGGACCCGGACGCTGACCGTCTGA